A DNA window from Rhodococcus sp. Z13 contains the following coding sequences:
- a CDS encoding dihydrofolate reductase family protein yields the protein MRTLTYYVAVTMDGFIAGPNGEYDFFPIPDELTAALVQEYPETVPTHVRDHLGIDSPNKKFDSVVMGRRTWEPSLDAGVTSAYKHLDQYVFSTTMTETPDDTVTLVDSDPLAYVRDLKKQDGAGIWLCGGGSLAGTLLPEIDELVLKISPVVIGDGIPLFRSGFDPIRFDLTESRVFGGVTVNRLVPRGAAA from the coding sequence GTGCGCACTCTGACCTACTACGTCGCCGTCACGATGGACGGCTTCATCGCGGGACCGAACGGGGAGTACGACTTCTTCCCGATCCCCGACGAGCTCACGGCCGCACTGGTGCAGGAGTACCCGGAGACCGTCCCCACACATGTGCGTGATCATCTCGGAATCGATTCTCCGAACAAGAAATTCGATTCCGTGGTGATGGGGCGTCGCACCTGGGAACCGTCGCTCGACGCCGGGGTGACGAGCGCGTACAAGCACCTGGATCAGTACGTCTTCTCCACCACCATGACCGAGACGCCCGACGACACCGTCACCCTCGTCGACAGCGACCCGCTCGCCTACGTGCGCGACCTGAAGAAGCAGGACGGTGCGGGAATCTGGTTGTGTGGCGGTGGATCTCTCGCCGGCACGCTACTGCCGGAGATCGACGAACTCGTCCTGAAGATCTCCCCCGTGGTGATCGGCGACGGCATCCCGTTGTTCCGCAGCGGATTCGATCCGATCCGGTTCGACCTCACCGAGAGCCGGGTCTTCGGGGGTGTCACGGTGAACCGGCTGGTGCCGCGGGGTGCGGCCGCCTGA
- a CDS encoding CinA family protein, with translation MADDDVVEGTDTSDELIDELAQLACDRKLTLGCAESLTAGTIAARLGAAKGSSDWFRGGIVAYSREVKYGLLEVPEGPVVCESAARTMAESTARLLGAQLVVAVSGAGGPDPQDGRPPGTVCFATTGPDGTRSEEQHFDGDPEKVLAQTVRHALTLLRDRASA, from the coding sequence ATGGCCGATGACGACGTGGTGGAGGGGACGGACACCTCCGACGAGCTGATCGACGAGCTCGCGCAGCTCGCCTGCGACCGGAAACTGACGCTCGGGTGCGCGGAGTCGCTGACCGCGGGCACCATCGCCGCCCGGCTCGGCGCCGCGAAGGGCAGCTCCGACTGGTTCCGCGGCGGCATCGTCGCGTACTCGCGCGAGGTCAAGTACGGGCTGCTCGAGGTTCCCGAGGGACCGGTGGTGTGCGAGAGCGCGGCGCGCACGATGGCCGAGAGCACGGCCCGATTGCTTGGCGCGCAGCTCGTCGTCGCGGTGAGCGGCGCCGGTGGCCCCGACCCGCAGGACGGCCGCCCGCCGGGCACGGTGTGCTTCGCGACGACCGGTCCGGACGGAACCCGCAGCGAGGAGCAGCACTTCGACGGCGATCCGGAAAAAGTGCTCGCCCAGACCGTGAGGCACGCACTAACGTTGCTCCGCGACCGGGCATCCGCCTGA
- a CDS encoding pyrimidine reductase family protein, protein MRRLDGDPTAAHPLDDAALRNLYAYPDNLTRPWLRINFVSSLDGAAAVEGRSGALGSPADKKVFGLLRELADVILVGAGTVRAENYGGARTSEALRSRREAAGLSPIPPVVVVTASCDLHPDLRLFTDTTIPPVVFTSARAPEAARRAVEAAGADVRVVAQEEIDGPSLLTAVAEAGWRRVLCEGGPNLFGRLVEDGVVDELCLTWAPVLAAGNAGRIARSPGSALTPMRRAHLLCDDDGTLLTRWVRPTALEGDGDGR, encoded by the coding sequence ATGCGACGACTCGACGGCGACCCCACCGCGGCGCACCCGCTGGACGATGCGGCCCTGCGCAACCTCTACGCCTATCCGGACAACCTCACCCGCCCCTGGCTGCGGATCAACTTCGTGTCGTCCCTCGACGGCGCCGCAGCGGTCGAGGGACGGTCCGGAGCGCTGGGTTCTCCCGCCGACAAGAAGGTCTTCGGGTTGCTGCGCGAACTCGCCGACGTGATCCTCGTGGGCGCCGGCACGGTGCGGGCCGAGAACTACGGGGGCGCCCGCACGAGCGAGGCCCTGCGGTCGCGCCGCGAGGCGGCCGGTCTGTCGCCGATCCCACCGGTCGTGGTGGTCACCGCCTCCTGCGACCTGCATCCCGATCTGCGGCTGTTCACCGACACGACGATCCCGCCCGTGGTGTTCACCTCGGCGCGGGCACCCGAGGCCGCCCGGCGGGCCGTGGAGGCCGCGGGCGCCGACGTGCGGGTCGTCGCGCAGGAGGAGATCGACGGCCCTTCCCTGCTCACGGCGGTCGCGGAGGCGGGCTGGCGGCGGGTGCTGTGCGAGGGCGGCCCCAACCTGTTCGGCCGTCTCGTCGAGGACGGTGTCGTCGACGAGCTGTGCCTGACCTGGGCGCCGGTGCTCGCCGCCGGGAACGCCGGGCGCATCGCCCGCTCCCCCGGATCCGCCCTGACCCCCATGCGCCGCGCACACCTGCTGTGTGACGACGACGGCACCCTGCTCACCCGCTGGGTGCGCCCGACCGCTCTGGAAGGAGATGGCGATGGCCGATGA
- a CDS encoding flavin reductase family protein, with the protein MTDTPLEGTPDGFARIASHLDYPMFVLTAFDGEERSGCLIGFATQSAIDPARFFVALSNKNRTYRIAHASEHLAVHVLTEANRDLASLFGEHSGDDIDKFGRCAWREGPYGLPILDDAPAWFVGRILGHSEIGDHGGFLLDPERGDVRGDLDGLLTFAKVSDLEAGHGA; encoded by the coding sequence ATGACCGACACCCCGCTCGAGGGCACACCCGACGGTTTCGCGAGGATCGCGTCGCACCTCGACTACCCCATGTTCGTCCTCACCGCCTTCGACGGCGAGGAACGCAGCGGCTGCCTCATCGGGTTCGCCACCCAGAGCGCGATCGACCCGGCGCGGTTCTTTGTGGCGTTGTCGAACAAGAACCGCACCTACCGCATCGCACACGCCTCCGAGCACCTCGCCGTGCACGTGCTCACCGAGGCCAACCGCGACCTCGCATCGCTGTTCGGGGAGCACTCCGGCGACGACATCGACAAGTTCGGCCGGTGCGCGTGGCGGGAAGGCCCGTACGGGCTGCCGATCCTCGACGACGCACCGGCATGGTTCGTCGGGCGGATTCTCGGGCACTCCGAGATCGGCGACCACGGCGGCTTCCTCCTCGACCCCGAGCGAGGGGATGTGCGCGGCGACCTGGACGGGCTGCTCACCTTCGCGAAGGTGAGCGATCTGGAGGCGGGTCACGGCGCGTGA
- a CDS encoding YihY/virulence factor BrkB family protein encodes MDAEHRGDASSGATVAPDDPRKPDSPTDLTKLSWKYVLRRTIREFGHDQCTDLAAALTYYAVLSLFPALLVVVSLLGVFGQGQATVDTVLGMVEDLGPSSAVDTLRGPIEQLVAAPTAGLALLIGVVGALWSASGYVGAFGRAMNRIYEIEEGRPVWKLRPLMLLVTALALVAAGATALMLVVSGPLARTIGDVIGLGDTAVTTWNIVKWPVMLLLVIVIVAVLYYATPNVAQPKFRWVSLGSLIAIVVWILASVGFAFYVSNFGSYNKTYGSLAGAVIFLLWLWITNLALLFGAEFDAEMERGRQLQAGMSAEETLQLPERDSRVIEKNAAKYEELVEHGRRLREAHSTGTEDGR; translated from the coding sequence ATGGATGCCGAGCACAGAGGTGACGCCTCGTCCGGGGCCACCGTGGCCCCGGACGATCCCCGTAAGCCCGATTCGCCCACGGACCTGACGAAATTGTCGTGGAAGTACGTGCTGCGACGCACGATTCGCGAGTTCGGGCACGACCAGTGCACGGATCTCGCCGCCGCGCTCACCTACTACGCGGTGCTGTCGCTGTTCCCGGCGCTGCTCGTCGTGGTCTCCCTGCTCGGGGTGTTCGGGCAGGGGCAGGCCACCGTCGACACCGTGCTCGGCATGGTCGAGGATCTCGGTCCGTCGTCGGCGGTGGACACCCTGCGCGGTCCGATCGAACAGCTGGTGGCGGCACCCACCGCCGGACTCGCCCTGCTCATCGGTGTCGTCGGTGCCCTGTGGTCGGCGTCCGGCTACGTCGGGGCGTTCGGACGGGCCATGAACCGGATCTACGAGATCGAGGAGGGCCGGCCCGTCTGGAAGCTGCGGCCGCTGATGCTGCTCGTGACGGCACTGGCGCTCGTCGCCGCGGGTGCCACCGCGCTGATGCTGGTGGTGAGCGGCCCGCTCGCCCGCACCATCGGCGACGTCATCGGACTCGGCGACACCGCCGTGACCACGTGGAACATCGTCAAATGGCCGGTCATGCTGCTGCTCGTCATCGTGATCGTCGCGGTGCTGTACTACGCGACGCCCAATGTCGCGCAGCCGAAGTTCCGGTGGGTGAGCCTCGGTTCGCTCATCGCGATCGTCGTGTGGATCCTCGCGTCGGTCGGATTCGCCTTCTACGTCTCGAACTTCGGCAGCTACAACAAGACCTACGGTTCCCTCGCCGGTGCCGTGATCTTCCTGTTGTGGCTGTGGATCACGAACCTGGCGCTGCTGTTCGGCGCCGAATTCGACGCCGAGATGGAACGCGGCCGCCAGCTGCAGGCCGGGATGTCGGCGGAGGAGACCCTGCAACTGCCCGAACGGGATTCACGGGTGATCGAGAAGAACGCCGCCAAGTACGAGGAACTCGTCGAACACGGCCGTCGCCTGCGCGAGGCGCACAGTACCGGCACCGAAGACGGCCGCTGA
- a CDS encoding propionyl-CoA synthetase: MSSYEEAFRRSVEDPEGFWLEAAQAVEWENAPTRALDDSAAPAYRWFPDGTLNTSVNALDRHVRAGHGDRPALIWDSAMVPAKRTYTYAELLDEVATFAGVLRDQGVTAGDRVVVYMPMIPEAAIAMLACARIGAVHSVVFGGFAAKELATRIDDATPVVLVTASGGMEPGRIIEYLPMVEQAIGLSQTPPHTVIVKNREQIPGSAADYKTSSAAWFDWDELAADTTPAEPVTVAATDPLYILYTSGTTGKPKGVVRDNGGHAVALTWSMSAIYDIGPGDVWWTASDVGWVVGHSYIVYAPLLVGATTVMYEGKPVGTPDAGAFWRIISENGVKALFTAPTAIRAVRKADPNADELKKYSIDTLETLFAAGERLDPDTYEWATKVLERPVVDHWWQTETGWAIAANLRGLDPMPLKAGSPTVPVPGYRVEIVDGEGKPVEPNTEGNIVIGLPLPPGTLAGLWRDEERFRRSYLDTFPGYYLTGDSGFVDEDGYVFVLGRSDDVINVAGHRLSTGSMEAVVASHPAVAECAVVGIRDELKGQRPSGYVVLKSGVEIDHETLRRELVAMVREQIGAVATFRDVTVVQALPKTRSGKILRKTMRQIADHEQFTVPSTIEDPAVLEALREQLQG; encoded by the coding sequence ATGAGCTCGTACGAGGAGGCGTTCCGCCGGAGCGTGGAGGACCCGGAAGGGTTCTGGCTCGAGGCCGCCCAGGCGGTCGAGTGGGAGAACGCCCCGACCCGGGCTCTCGACGACTCGGCGGCACCGGCTTACCGCTGGTTCCCCGACGGCACCCTCAACACGAGCGTCAACGCCCTCGACCGGCACGTGCGCGCCGGCCACGGCGACCGCCCGGCCCTGATCTGGGATTCGGCGATGGTCCCGGCCAAGCGCACCTACACCTACGCGGAGCTGCTCGACGAGGTCGCGACCTTCGCCGGTGTCCTGCGCGACCAGGGCGTCACCGCCGGCGACCGCGTGGTCGTCTACATGCCGATGATCCCCGAGGCCGCCATCGCGATGCTCGCGTGCGCCCGTATCGGCGCCGTGCACTCGGTGGTGTTCGGTGGGTTCGCCGCCAAGGAGCTCGCCACCCGCATCGACGACGCGACCCCCGTGGTCCTCGTCACCGCCTCCGGCGGCATGGAGCCCGGCCGCATCATCGAGTACCTGCCGATGGTCGAGCAGGCGATCGGGTTGTCGCAGACTCCGCCGCACACCGTGATCGTCAAGAACCGCGAGCAGATCCCCGGTTCGGCAGCGGACTACAAGACGTCCTCCGCGGCGTGGTTCGACTGGGACGAGCTGGCTGCCGACACCACTCCGGCCGAGCCGGTGACGGTCGCGGCCACCGACCCGCTCTACATCCTCTACACCTCCGGCACCACCGGGAAGCCGAAGGGCGTCGTGCGCGACAACGGCGGTCACGCCGTGGCGCTGACCTGGTCGATGAGCGCCATCTACGACATCGGGCCCGGCGACGTGTGGTGGACGGCCTCGGACGTCGGCTGGGTCGTCGGCCACTCCTACATCGTCTACGCCCCGCTGCTCGTGGGTGCGACCACCGTGATGTACGAGGGCAAGCCCGTCGGCACCCCGGACGCCGGTGCGTTCTGGCGGATCATCTCGGAGAACGGCGTCAAGGCGCTGTTCACCGCGCCCACCGCGATCCGCGCCGTGCGCAAGGCCGATCCGAACGCCGACGAGCTGAAGAAGTACTCGATCGACACGCTGGAGACCCTCTTCGCTGCGGGTGAGCGCCTCGACCCCGACACCTACGAGTGGGCGACGAAGGTGCTCGAGCGCCCGGTCGTCGACCACTGGTGGCAGACCGAGACCGGCTGGGCGATCGCTGCGAACCTGCGCGGCCTGGACCCGATGCCGCTCAAGGCCGGCTCCCCCACCGTCCCCGTGCCGGGCTACCGGGTGGAGATCGTCGACGGCGAGGGCAAGCCGGTCGAGCCGAACACCGAAGGCAACATCGTCATCGGTCTCCCGCTTCCGCCCGGCACGCTCGCCGGTCTGTGGCGGGACGAAGAGCGCTTCCGCCGCTCCTATCTCGACACCTTCCCCGGGTACTACCTCACCGGTGACTCCGGCTTCGTCGACGAGGACGGTTACGTCTTCGTCCTGGGCCGCTCCGACGACGTCATCAACGTGGCCGGGCACCGGCTCTCCACCGGCAGCATGGAGGCCGTGGTCGCCTCGCATCCGGCCGTCGCCGAGTGCGCCGTGGTGGGTATCCGCGACGAGCTGAAGGGTCAGCGCCCGTCGGGATACGTGGTGCTCAAGTCGGGTGTGGAGATCGACCACGAGACACTGCGTCGGGAGCTCGTCGCGATGGTCCGCGAGCAGATCGGCGCGGTCGCGACCTTCCGCGATGTGACGGTCGTGCAGGCGCTCCCGAAGACCCGGTCGGGCAAGATCCTCCGCAAGACGATGCGGCAGATCGCCGACCACGAGCAGTTCACCGTGCCGTCGACCATCGAGGACCCGGCCGTCCTCGAGGCGCTGCGCGAGCAGCTGCAGGGCTGA
- a CDS encoding acetyl-CoA carboxylase carboxyltransferase subunit alpha/beta codes for MAGKISAQEFIDNVLDPGSFVSWDVPPIDVGAGESYRADLQRAAEKSGVDESVLTGVGTVHGRRIALIVCEFSFLAGSIGVAAAERIVTAVERATAEGLPLLASPTSGGTRMQEGTLAFVQMVKIAAAVAAHKAAHLGYLVYLRNPTTGGVFASWGSLGHVTAAEPGALVGFLGPRVYRALYNEPFPEGVQTAENLYRNGVIDGIIPLEGVRQVVHRLLRVLVEPNRPDISTSPAVTDPADVPDIPAWQSVMLSRRRERPGIRQLLRHAASAQVPLSGTGQGESDRTVMLSLARFRGVSCVMFGQDRSGQSPEQTMGPGALREARRAMRLADELRLPLVLVIDTLGAALSKEAEERGLAPEIARCLADLVTLPTPTVSVLLGQGTGGGALALLPADRVLCAQHGWLAPLPPEGASAIVHRDTTHAPRMAEDQGIRSRDLLRDGIVDAVVPELPDAAAEPVGFVKRVGAAVARELVALADEPDDLRYRRRLERYRRLGVPDLRE; via the coding sequence GTGGCCGGGAAGATTTCGGCGCAGGAGTTCATCGACAACGTGCTCGACCCGGGCAGCTTCGTCTCCTGGGACGTCCCGCCCATCGACGTCGGCGCCGGGGAGAGCTATCGCGCCGACCTGCAGCGGGCCGCCGAGAAGTCCGGGGTCGACGAGTCCGTCCTCACCGGCGTCGGCACCGTGCACGGCCGGCGCATCGCCCTGATCGTGTGCGAATTCTCCTTCCTCGCAGGGTCGATCGGGGTGGCCGCCGCCGAACGGATCGTCACCGCCGTCGAACGCGCGACCGCCGAGGGACTGCCGCTGCTCGCCTCCCCCACCTCCGGGGGCACCCGCATGCAGGAGGGCACGCTCGCCTTCGTGCAGATGGTCAAGATCGCCGCGGCGGTCGCCGCCCACAAGGCCGCACACCTCGGTTATCTCGTGTACCTGCGCAACCCGACGACGGGCGGGGTGTTCGCGTCGTGGGGTTCGCTCGGGCACGTCACCGCCGCCGAACCCGGCGCGCTCGTCGGGTTCCTCGGCCCGCGCGTCTACCGGGCCCTGTACAACGAGCCGTTCCCCGAGGGCGTCCAGACCGCCGAGAACCTCTACCGCAACGGTGTGATCGACGGGATCATCCCCCTCGAGGGCGTGCGGCAGGTGGTGCACCGGCTGCTGCGGGTGCTCGTCGAACCGAACCGCCCCGACATCAGCACGAGCCCCGCGGTCACCGATCCCGCGGACGTGCCCGACATCCCCGCCTGGCAGTCGGTGATGCTCAGCCGCCGCCGTGAACGGCCGGGTATCCGGCAGCTGCTGCGGCACGCGGCGTCGGCGCAGGTGCCGCTGTCGGGAACGGGGCAGGGAGAGTCGGACCGCACCGTGATGCTGTCCCTCGCCCGCTTCCGCGGGGTGTCGTGTGTGATGTTCGGGCAGGACCGGTCCGGCCAGTCGCCCGAGCAGACGATGGGGCCCGGCGCGCTGCGCGAGGCCCGTCGCGCCATGCGCCTGGCCGACGAACTGCGGCTGCCGCTCGTGCTCGTCATCGACACCCTCGGCGCGGCCCTGTCGAAGGAGGCCGAGGAACGCGGTCTCGCCCCGGAGATCGCCCGGTGCCTCGCCGACCTCGTGACCCTGCCGACCCCGACGGTGTCGGTGCTGCTCGGGCAGGGTACCGGCGGTGGGGCGCTGGCGCTGCTGCCCGCCGACCGGGTGCTGTGCGCACAGCACGGCTGGCTTGCGCCCCTGCCGCCCGAGGGCGCCAGCGCAATCGTGCACCGCGACACCACCCACGCCCCGCGCATGGCCGAGGACCAGGGCATCCGCTCCCGCGACCTGCTGCGCGACGGCATCGTCGACGCGGTGGTCCCGGAGCTGCCCGACGCCGCAGCGGAGCCGGTGGGGTTCGTCAAGCGGGTCGGCGCGGCGGTGGCGCGGGAACTCGTCGCACTGGCCGACGAACCCGACGACCTGCGGTACCGCAGGCGCCTCGAGCGGTACCGCCGGCTCGGGGTTCCGGACCTACGGGAATGA
- a CDS encoding ABC transporter permease yields MSAPMSDTRAIALVARREFVTQVQKKSFLISNAIVLIAIVVGIVVASVLSGGDEERPTIGVVGAPALSATLESLGEAVDTPLEISELPDADTGRDRVAAGELDVALVPGSGNTVTAVTESDIDTDVKALLDAAVVQQAQTEALTARGIDPAEIAGEVSSATVVVEAVDPPDPEQGQRMVLSIAAVALLYMQILLFGTYVAMGVVEEKSSRVVELLLSTLRPLQLLWGKILGIGAVGLVQLAAYGVVGVGASLATGTLTITGTALGVLAGTLGWFILGFTFFAVLYAAAGSMVSRQEDVNSTSGPLMMVILVMFFAAFSSIDDPESGWSTTLSWIPPFSAILMPLRIAAGVATPMQILVTIVLMLVAIAVLSVVAARIYQRSILRIGRTVTWKEALGR; encoded by the coding sequence ATGAGCGCCCCGATGAGCGATACCCGCGCGATCGCGCTCGTCGCCCGCCGCGAATTCGTCACGCAGGTCCAGAAGAAGAGCTTCCTGATCAGCAACGCGATCGTGCTGATCGCGATCGTCGTCGGTATCGTGGTCGCGTCCGTGCTCTCCGGCGGCGACGAGGAGCGGCCCACCATCGGTGTGGTCGGCGCCCCGGCACTGAGCGCCACCCTCGAATCCCTCGGGGAGGCCGTCGACACACCGCTCGAGATCTCCGAACTGCCCGACGCCGACACCGGCCGCGACCGCGTCGCCGCGGGCGAACTCGACGTCGCGCTGGTCCCCGGCTCCGGGAACACCGTCACCGCCGTCACCGAGTCCGACATCGACACCGACGTGAAAGCGCTCCTCGACGCCGCGGTGGTGCAGCAGGCCCAGACCGAGGCGCTGACCGCGCGCGGGATCGATCCGGCCGAGATCGCCGGCGAGGTCTCCTCCGCCACGGTCGTGGTCGAAGCCGTCGACCCGCCCGACCCGGAGCAGGGTCAGCGCATGGTGCTGTCGATCGCCGCGGTGGCCCTGCTGTACATGCAGATCCTGCTCTTCGGCACCTACGTGGCGATGGGTGTCGTCGAGGAGAAGTCCTCGCGGGTGGTCGAACTGCTGCTGTCCACCCTGCGTCCACTGCAGCTGCTGTGGGGCAAGATCCTCGGCATCGGTGCCGTCGGCCTGGTGCAGCTCGCCGCCTACGGCGTCGTCGGGGTCGGGGCGTCGCTGGCCACCGGCACCCTGACGATCACCGGCACCGCCCTCGGGGTCCTCGCCGGCACCCTCGGCTGGTTCATCCTGGGCTTCACGTTCTTCGCGGTGCTCTACGCCGCTGCGGGATCGATGGTTTCGCGCCAGGAGGACGTCAACTCCACCTCCGGCCCGCTCATGATGGTCATCCTCGTGATGTTCTTCGCGGCGTTCTCGTCGATCGACGATCCCGAGTCGGGCTGGAGCACGACGCTCAGCTGGATCCCGCCGTTCTCGGCGATCCTCATGCCGCTGCGCATCGCTGCCGGGGTCGCGACCCCGATGCAGATCCTCGTGACCATCGTGCTCATGCTCGTCGCGATCGCAGTGCTCAGCGTGGTCGCCGCGCGCATCTACCAGCGGTCGATCCTGCGAATCGGCCGCACGGTCACCTGGAAGGAAGCGCTCGGCCGCTGA
- a CDS encoding ABC transporter ATP-binding protein, whose product MTLTIDNLSKRYGDKTALDGVNFEVRPGELFGFVGSNGAGKTTTMRIVLGVLAADAGEVRIDGRPVDLDVRRTIGYMPEERGLYPKMKVGKQLTYLARLHGLSKSEAHDAVERWTERLGIAERVGDTVDSLSLGNQQRVQLAAALVHDPKVLVLDEPFSGLDPVAVDVMSEVLLQKANDGVPVIFSSHQLDLVQRLCDRVGIISAGRMRAVGTVDELRSGGDATLVVHAPQAPAGWAHGLPGVTHVEYDGDRTVLTLAPGTDDQQILKAALETGPVHEFSLRQPSLTELFREVVAA is encoded by the coding sequence TTGACCCTCACCATCGACAATCTGTCCAAACGCTACGGCGACAAGACCGCCCTCGACGGGGTGAACTTCGAGGTCCGTCCCGGCGAACTGTTCGGTTTCGTCGGCAGCAACGGTGCCGGGAAGACCACCACGATGCGCATCGTGCTCGGGGTGCTCGCCGCCGATGCCGGTGAGGTGCGGATCGACGGTCGCCCCGTCGATCTCGACGTGCGCCGCACGATCGGGTACATGCCCGAGGAACGCGGTCTCTACCCGAAGATGAAGGTCGGCAAGCAGCTGACCTACCTTGCTCGACTGCACGGACTTTCGAAGTCCGAGGCCCACGACGCGGTGGAACGGTGGACGGAGCGCCTGGGTATCGCCGAACGGGTCGGTGACACCGTCGACTCCCTCTCGCTCGGCAACCAGCAGCGCGTCCAGCTGGCCGCGGCGCTCGTGCACGACCCGAAGGTCCTCGTCCTCGACGAACCGTTCTCCGGCCTCGACCCCGTCGCCGTCGACGTCATGAGCGAGGTTCTGCTCCAGAAGGCGAACGACGGTGTGCCGGTTATCTTCTCGAGCCACCAGCTCGATCTCGTGCAACGTCTCTGCGACCGGGTCGGCATCATCTCCGCCGGCCGCATGCGGGCGGTGGGCACCGTCGACGAACTGCGCTCCGGGGGCGACGCGACCCTCGTCGTCCACGCCCCGCAGGCACCCGCCGGGTGGGCGCACGGTCTGCCCGGGGTCACCCACGTCGAGTACGACGGCGACCGTACCGTGCTCACCCTCGCTCCCGGCACCGACGACCAGCAGATCCTGAAGGCCGCGCTGGAAACCGGCCCGGTGCACGAGTTCTCGCTGCGGCAACCGTCCCTGACCGAACTGTTCCGAGAGGTGGTGGCCGCATGA
- a CDS encoding helix-turn-helix transcriptional regulator → MSPVRRGETLPIYNRIRVLRTERGMSRAQLAELIGVNPQTVGALERGDHYPSLDLAFRICDVFGLPVEAVFSRTEFTPLSTELYRPRKEA, encoded by the coding sequence ATGAGTCCGGTTCGCCGTGGGGAAACCCTTCCCATCTACAACCGCATCCGCGTCCTCCGCACGGAACGCGGCATGAGTCGCGCACAGCTGGCCGAGCTCATCGGGGTGAACCCGCAGACCGTCGGTGCACTGGAACGCGGCGACCACTACCCCAGCCTGGACCTCGCGTTCCGCATCTGCGACGTGTTCGGGCTGCCGGTCGAGGCCGTCTTCTCGCGCACCGAGTTCACGCCGCTGTCGACCGAGCTCTACAGACCCCGGAAGGAGGCCTGA
- a CDS encoding RNA-binding S4 domain-containing protein, with protein sequence MGGSVRVDSWTWSVRLFKTRSAAASACRAGHVRVDGVTAKPSTPVTIGAEVRIRAHGPHGIEKIVEVTQLVNKRVGAPIAATAYVDHSPPPPPKEVLAAVPRRDRGAGRPTKKERREMDRLRGFDPS encoded by the coding sequence ATGGGTGGAAGCGTCCGTGTGGACAGCTGGACGTGGTCGGTGCGGTTGTTCAAGACCCGTTCGGCGGCGGCGAGTGCGTGCCGCGCCGGGCACGTGCGCGTCGACGGAGTGACCGCGAAGCCGTCGACGCCGGTGACCATCGGCGCCGAGGTGCGGATCCGGGCGCACGGTCCCCACGGCATCGAGAAGATCGTCGAGGTCACCCAGCTCGTGAACAAGCGGGTCGGTGCGCCGATCGCGGCGACCGCCTACGTCGACCACAGCCCGCCCCCGCCGCCGAAGGAGGTTCTCGCGGCGGTGCCGCGCCGCGACCGCGGTGCGGGTCGTCCGACGAAGAAGGAACGGCGGGAGATGGATCGGCTGCGCGGTTTCGATCCGAGCTGA